Sequence from the Corallococcus sp. EGB genome:
ACCGAGTGCTGCCTCGTGCAGATCCACGGCCCTGAGCTGGGCAAGAAGTACGTGCTGGAAGAGACCGAGTTCACCATCGGCCGCGACCAGCACAACCACATCGTGGTGGACCTGGACAACGTGTCCCGCCGCCACGCGCGCATCTGGGGCCGGCAGGGGAAGATGTTCGTGGAGGACCTCCAGTCCACCAACGGCACCTACCTCAACGACCGGGAGGTGCTCCAGGCGCAGCCCCTGCGCAGCGGGGACCTGGTGAAGGTGGGCGGCTCCATCTTCAAGTTCCTCGATGGCGACAACATCGAGACCCAGTACCACGAGACCATCTACACGCTGACCATCGCGGACGGCCTCACCGGCATCAACAACAAGCGCTACTTCCTGGAGTACCTGGAGCGGGAGATGGGCCGCTCGCACCGGTACCAGCGCACGCTGTCGTTGATGATGTTCGACATCGACCACTTCAAGCAGATCAACGACGTGCACGGCCACCTGGCCGGCGACTACGTGCTGCGCGAGCTGGCCCAGTCCATCAAGCGGCTGGTGCGCCGTGAGCAGTGCTTCGCGCGCTACGGCGGCGAGGAGTTCGCCATCGTCATGCCGGAGGACGGGCCGGACAAGGCGCGCCTGTTCGCGGAGAAGATCCGCAAGCTGGTGGAGGACAAGCGCTTCGCCTTCGAGGACAAGGACATCCCGGTCACCATCTCCATTGGCGTGGCGGAGGTCGCCTCGGAGATGTCGGAGCCGTCCCAGTTCATCAAGGTGGCGGACGCGAACCTCTACAAGGCCAAGAAGTCGGGCCGCAACCGCGTGGTGGGCTGAGCTTCCATGGCGGCGGACGAAAGCGGCGGCCCGTCCTTCCTGGCCCGGCTCGTCCTCGTCCTGCTGGGGTTCGCCTTCCTGGGGGCCGCCTGGGTGTGGCACCAGAAGGACAGGGACCCGAAGGCGGCCCGGCTCATAGAGCGCGTGAGCGGCGGCCGGGTGCGCGGCGGCGCGGCGCGCCCGTAAGGCCCACCGCGCCCCTGCTTCACGGACGTCAGGTGCCTTCGCGCGACTCGGCCAGCCGGCCGCGGGTGCCGGGGAGGCTTCCGGGCGGCATCTTCGAATAGATGTACTGGACGGTGTCGAGCAGCGTCTCGTGCGCGTCGCGCGCCTTGAAGCCCAGCTCGCGCTCGGCCTTGGCGGGCTCCAGGTAGAAGAAGTGCTCGCCAATCTCGACCTCCTGCGGGTCGAGCTTGGACGTGACGCCGCGCCACTTCGCCACCTGCTCCAGCAGCTTGCCGCCCCAGATGTTCACCTCGCGCGGCAGCTTCATGCGCGGGGCGGGCACGCCGGTGAGGCGCTGGAGCCGGTCGAAGAAGTCCGGCATGGCCATGTTCACGCCCATCAGGTGGCGGCCGTAGAGCTCACCCTTCGTGAGCGCCTGCGCGAAGGCGTCCGCCGCGTCGCGCGCGTCCACGAAGGAGATGCCGCCGCCGGGCATGGACGGAATCTCCCGGTTGAGGAACTTCACCACCGTCCAGGTGGAGGACAGGCGGTCATCCCCGGGCCCCATCAGCAGGCTGGGGTTGAGCACCACCAGCGGGATGGAGTGCTTGCGGCAGTACTCCAGCGCCAGCTTCTCCTCGTAGATTTTCGACAGGTAGTAGGGCCAGTGGGCCACGGTGGTGATGGGGTAGTCATCCTCCTCCGTGCCCACGCGGTCCTCCTTCGACACCGCGATGGTGCCGGAGGTGGAGCCCAGGATGACGCGCTGGATGCCCGCTTCACGCACGTCGCGCAGGAGCTCGCGCGTGCAGTCCACGTGCAGCTCGTACATCCGCCGCGCGTCCTTGTTCTGGAAGGAGACGAGCCCCGCCAGGTGGTAGACGGCGTCCACGCCCTCCAGCGCGCGGCGCACGGCGTCCCGGTCCTTCAGGTCGCCCTGGCGCACTTCCGTCTTCGCGAACGCGGGGCCTGACGGCTTCGAGCGCGCGATGAGGCGCACGTCGTGGCCCGCGGCCACCAGCTTGGGCACCAGGTGCGTGCCCAGGAATCCCGTGCCTCCGGTGACGAGCAGCTTCACGCGTCCTTCCCTTCCGGCAGGGCCCGGGCGGGCGGGGTGAAGTCCCGGTCCGCGCCCACCTGCTCCAGGTCCAGCACCTTGCCCGCCCGCAGCGCGCGCACCGCCTCCTCCGCGATGTGCGTCACGTAGCGGTAGCCCTCCGAGCGCGCCATGCCCTGCGCCCGGGCCTTCAGCGACGCGTACTCCAGCGCCGGGCCCACGTGCACCTCCAGCTCCTTCGTCTTCGGGAACATGGAGCCCTTGGGCAGCGCTTCATACGCGCCGTGGATGTACAGCGGCAGCACGTCCACGCCGTAGGTGAGCGACAGGTAGCCCAGCGTCGGCTTGAACTCCATCAGCTCGCCCGTCTTGGAGCGCGTGCCCTCCGGGAAGATGAGGACGTTGAAGCCCTGCCGGAGCGCCTCGCCCGCCACGCGCAGCGACTCGCGCAGGCTCCCCTGCCGGTCGATGGGGATGAGGTGGGTGAAGTTCTCGAACCACGCGCGCTTGAGCGGCGTGTCGAAGAAGTAGTCGCGCGCGGCCAGCGACACCAGGCGCTCGCCCTGGTCGCCCAGCACCACGCGCACCAGGCCCGCGTCCAGGTGGCTGGCGTGGTTGGCGATGACGAGGAAGTTGCGGTTCTGCGGGATGAACGTCTTGCCCGTCACCTTCACGTCGAAGACGCCGCCGTAGAGCACCTTCTGCCCGAAGGACAGGAGCTGCCGGCCCAGCGCGGACACCGCCTCCGGCACCGGAATCTCGGCCTCCTCCGCGCGCTCGGCCTCCTTCTTGATGTCGCGCGCGCGCGTCTCCTGCGAAGGCCGGCGCCCGGAGGCCACCACCAGCTTGCGCAGGTCCTCCACCGTCTGCACCTGGGTCAGGTCCTCGATGGCGGGCAGCGGCACGCCCGCGCCCTCCAGCGCCACGGACATCTCCGTGAGCATCAGCGAGTCGAAGCCCAGGTCGCCAATGAGCTGCGCGTCCGGCCGCACGTCCGTCACCGGGCGGTGGCACACCTCCGCGATGAGCGGGTAGAGCCAGTCCGACACGCCGCCCGTGGTGGGCGCCGCCTGCGCCTTCTCCTTCACGCGGCCCGCGCTGGCCGCCACGCGGTCCAGCCGCTGCAGCTCCTCCACCACGCGCTTGCGCTTCACCTTGCGCGTGGAGGTGCGCGGCAGCTCGCCATCCCAGAAGCGCAGCACCTTCACGCGCCGGTAGAAGGGCATGCCCGCGCTCACCTTGCGGAAGTGCTCCTCCAGCTCGTGGCGGACCTCCTCACGCGGGCGGTCCTTGAAGTCCGGCACGCACAGGCACGCCACCTTCTCGCCGCCCGCTTCATCCGGCAGGCCGACGATGGACAGCTCCTTGATGTGCTCGTGCTCCTGGTACAGCTCCTCCAACTCGTCCGGGTAGACGTTCTTGCCGTTGGCGTCGACGATGACGTCCTTGGCGCGGCCCATGAGGTACAGGCGGCCCTCGTCGTCCATGCGGCCCAGGTCGCCGGTGTGCAGCCAGCCGTCCTTCACCACGGCCTCGGTGGCCTCGCGGTCCCCGAAGTAGCCCGCCATCACGTTGGGGCCCTTGGCGAGCACCTCGCCAATGCCGTCGTTGTCCGGGTTGAGGACCTTGAACTCGATGCCCGGCAGCGCCTTGCCCACCGTGCCCTTCACGCGCTTGTTGGTGGCCTCGGACACCGCCAGCACCGGCGCGGCCTCCGTGAGGCCGTAGCCCTCGCGCATGGTGAAGCCCAGCGCGTGGAAGGCCTGGTGCACCTCCTCCGACAGCGCGGAGCCGCCCGACACCAGCACCTTCACCCGGCCGCCGAACTTGCGGTGCACCGGCCAGAACAGGAGCTTGCCCAGGTTGAGCGAGCTGCGGTTGCGCAGCTCCCCGTTGGCCGCCATCAGCGCCTTGAGCGCCTGCTCCACCACCGGCGGGCGCGCGGCCATCTCCTGGGTGATCTTGCGGTGCAACAGCTGCCAGAGCGCGGGCACGCCAATCATCGCCGTCACGCGGCCCGTCTCGAAGACGTCGCCCAGCCGGTCCGACGTGAGCTCGTCGATGTACGTGATCTCCGCGCCGCGCATGAACGGCGTGAGGAAGCCGGCGGAGAACTCGAAGGTGTGGTGCAGCGGCAGCACGGACAGCACGCCGTCGCCCACGCCCACGTCGAACGCGCCCGCCAGCTTCGCCACCAGCGACGCGAAGTTGCGGTGGGTGAGCATCACGCCCTTGGGCGTGCCGGTGGTGCCGGAGGTGAAGATGACGCTCGCCACGTCGTCCGCGGCGGCGGACTTCCTCACCGGGCCAATGCGGTCCGGATACGCCGGGTCACCCGTCATGGCCTCCGCGAGGCTGGCCACGCCCACGCCCTCCCCGAGCGCCGCGAAGAGGCCGGGGAAGTCCTCCGCGGCCTGCTCGGACACGAGGCACTGCCTCGCCGCCGCGCGCTTCGCGATGTTGACCACCTCCGCTTCCGTGAGCGAGGGGTCCACCGGCACCGCGGTGGCGCCGGCGCGCAGGATGCCGAAGTAGCTGATGGCCCACTCCGGCCGGTTCTCCGACACCAGGAGGACGCGGTCGCCGCGCTTGATGCCCTGGGCCATGAGGTAGCTGCCCACGCGGGCCGCGTAGCGGTGCACCTCCCCGAAGGTGAAGCGCTCCTCCTTCTCCCCCGCGGCCATGCGGAACGCCACCCGGTGGCGGTACGCGTGCACGGTGGCCTCGAACAGCTCCAGCAGGTCGCGGTGCGCGGGGATGGCGGTGCGCTTCTCGCGCTCCTCGTCCAGGCCCGGGAACACCCACTTCTCCAGGCCGGGCAGGTGCGTGCCCAGGAAGTACTCGCGCCAGTCGATGCGCTCGGGCGCCCAGTCAATCTTCGCGCGGTCCGCCGGCGCCATGCGCTCGTAGACCGAGCGCGTGTTGTCGCAGCGGAAGACGTAGCGGTTCTCCCAGAGGAAGGGGAGGAACAGGTCGATGAGGCCCGTGAGGCTGTCCGCCTGCGACTCCACCTCGTCCAGCGCGATGCGGGCCTTGTCCATCATCGCCTGCACGCGCGGCGCGCCCCACGCGGGCCGCACCTCTTCCATGGCCTTCTTCAGGAGCTTCGCGCCCTTCGCCAGCATGGGCGCGCTGAGCAGCTGGAACTCCTGCTTGCTCACCGGCTGCGGCTCGATGCGCGAGCGCAGCGCGTTGACCAGCGAGTTGCCCGTCTCGCGGTTGCGGTAGTAGCGGCGGCGGTACAGCCCCACCAGCTCCACGGAGCGGCTGGCGAGGAACGGGTTCACGTCACCGGACGCCAGGTTGTAGACGCGGCGCTCCTCCACCTGCATCGCGTGCGCGGTGATGCCCAGCGTGGCGCCCGCCACCTGGTCCACCGGGATGATGTCCAGGATGGCGTGGTCGCCCGCGGGGATGCCGCGCTGGCCCTTGATGCCCGCGTACGCCAGCGGCGCGGACGTGGTGAAGCCCTCGTTCCAGCCGGGGAAGGGGAAGTGCGCCGCGCTCTCCACGATGGAGGGCCGCACGATGGAGTAGCGAAGCCCCGGCGTCCCGGCCATCACCTGTTCGCCCAGGTGCTTGGCGTACGTATACGTGTTGGGCCAGCCCCAGTGCTGCGCGCGCTCCATGCCCGCGCGGACCAGCTCGCCGGACAGCCACAGCTTGCGCTCGCGGCCCACGGCCAGGCGCAGCGTCTTCTCGTCGGTGGCGTCGCGGCCCTCCTCCTCCAGGCGGTCCAGCGCCTTCTGCCGGAAGAGGGAGGTAAGCGCCTTGTCATCCGCCTGTTCGCGCAGGCGGGCCACGATCTTCTCCGCGTCCTGGAGCTCCTGCTCCAGGCTGAAGTCGCGCCCGTCCATCTCCCCCTGCTTGGGGAAGTAGCCCAGCACCGGCTCGTCCTCGAACACGAGCCCGCTGCGGTTGCCCACGACGAACGCGGTGCTCATGTGGATGAGCGGCACGCTCCAGCGCAGCGCCAGGTCCACCGCGTTCTTCACGCCGTGGGTGTTGACGTTGAGGCCCACCTCCAGCGACGGGTTGAAGGAGACCAGGCCCGCGCAGTTGACGATGGCGTGCACCTGCCCGGTGAGCGCCGCGACCTGCGCCTCCTCCAGCCCCACCAGGGGGTCGGTGATGTCGCCATCCAGGATGGTGCACTTCTGCTGGATGAACGCCATGGCGCCTTCGTCACCCAGGCGGTCGCGCAGCGGCTGGAAGGGCTCGCTGGGCGCCACCTTGTCGAAGAAGCGGCGCTCCGCGGACGCGGCGCTGCCCTTGCGCACGATGACGTAGACCCGGTCCAGCACGTCGCCGTAGTGGGTCAGCAACATCGACAGCGTCACCTTGCCCACGAAGCCGGTGGTGCCGACGAAGACGATGCGCTTGCCGGTGAAGACCCGGGTGACGTCCAGCGAGGGAAGCGTGGCCATGTCCGTGTGCGACCCTTTCACTTCACGTCCACCATCACCGTGGGCGCGATGCGCAGCAGGCTGATGGACGCCGAGCGCCCCATGAAGCCGCGCGCCTCTTCAATCGCCTCGGAGAGGGTGTCCGTGCGGTCCCAGCCGAGCAGGGCCGGGACGTGGTTGTTCTCCGCGCCCGCGACGATGACCTTGCCCACGTGCTGGCGGCCGTTCTCGCCCCAGTACCACATGTAGAAGGGGTGCACGCCGTGGTAGGCGTTGCCCTTCCTGTACAGGTGCACGTAGCTGGGGTTCTCCGCGAACTCCTTCTCGTACTTGTGCTCCAGCTTCATGGAGTCCCGCGTCTCCGGCAGGAGCCGGTGGAAGAACTCGATGTAGCTGGGGTGCTGCACGGGGTCGAACTCGTCGTAGGCCGGGTGCAGGAGGATGAGCACGCCCCCCTTCTTCACCAGCGGCACGCCCCGGTTGAGGTTGTAGAAGTAGCCCAGCCCCATCACCTGCACGAGCAGCGGGTTGAGGATGGAGTTGACGCTGTAGGGGCTGACGAACGGGATGGGGAAGATGACGATGTCGCTCTGCCCCTCCACCGGCACCACGTACTGCTTCCAGCTCTGCTCCAGCGTCTTGGCGTGCGTGGGCTCCGTGGCCCCCGCGAACACGCCCGTCACGTCATAGGGCGCGGGGATGGCGTTGAGCACCTTGCGCGCCGCCGCGCGGGGCAGCTTGGACAGCGTGTAGCGCAGGGCCTGGAACTTCAGCCGGTCGCCTTCCGTGTAGTCCTCCTCCTTCTTGGCGAGGAAGTCCGTGGGCGCGCCGAACATGCGGTTGTTCAGCGTGGTCTCGATGTGGAAGACCTTCAGCGTCTTGTCGATGACCGTCCCGATGCGCGAGTTCTTCGTGTAGAGCGCGCTCGCCTTCGGCTCCATGTAGGAGTCCGACTCGCGGATGGTCTTCGGGTTGTGGTGGTGCCGCAGCGACGCGTAGTTCGTCACGCCCGTGCCCATGGACTTGTGCCCGCCGTTCATGGGCACGAAGTTGATGTTCACGTAGACGATGAGGTCGCTCTCCGCGACCCGCCGGTTCACCGCCACCACCTCGTTGTGGCTGGTGCGCTCCAGCTCCGTGATGCCGTCCGGGTCCTCCGCGTCGTGGTTGTAGTAGCGGTCCGGGTAGTAGGCGTCGAAGATCTTCTCGCCCACCATGCGCTTCATCTCACCTTCCGTCATCCGGCGGTGGAGCGCGTTGGCGATGACCAGGTGCACGTCGTCCACGCCCGAGTCCGCGCACAGCTCCAGCACCACCTCCAGGATGGACTGGCGCACGTCCGGCGTGACCATGGGCGGCAGCGGCACGCTGATGTCGTCGATGACGCACGTCAGCCGCATGCCGGGCTTGAGCAGCGCGTGCAGCGGGTCCATGCCCTCCGGGTGGTTGATGGCCCAGCGGATGGCGGCCTTCACGTTGGGCACGCCCTCCAGCGGGGGGCGGGGGAAGATGACCCGGGTGCCCACGGGCAGGTCTTCCTGGAGGAAGCCCTCGCCGTAGAAGAGCGCCCGCGGGGGGCTGCCCTTCTCCGTGATGACCACCTGGCTTTCCTCGTCGTACAGCTTCTGGAGCGTCTTGAGCGGGCGCATGGATGAAGGGGGGCGAAAGAAAGGGGTGGGGTTACTTCAGGTCCAGGATGGGCCAGTTGTACGCGCGCGCGAGCGAGCGCAGCCGCAGGTCCGGGTTCACCGCGGTGGGCCGTCCCACCACGGCGAGCATGGCGTAGTCAGAGGCGCTGTCCGAGTAGCCGTGGCACTGGTTGAGGGCCAGGCCCTCGCGCTCGCAGTAGGCGCGGATGGCGTTGGCCTTGTTGGCGCCTTCGATGATGGGCGGAATCACCTTGCCGGTGGCCTTGCCGCCCACGAACTGCATCTTGTTGGCGATGACGTCGTCGCAGCCCAGGTGCCGGGCCAGCGGGCGCATGGTGAAGTCCAGCGCGCCGGTGACGAGCACGATGCGGCAGCCGGAGCGACGCGCCTCGTCGATGAGGTCCTGCGTCTGTTCGTACAGCGCGGGCTTGAGGACGTCCTCGAACATGTCCTCCGCGATGGTGACGAGCCGGTCCTCGCTGAGGCCGGAGTAGTACCGGTAGAAGAACTCGTTGAAGGCCTTGCGGTTGACGGCATCCAGGATGCCGAACACCGGCAGCCCCAGGGCGGTGCCCAGGGTGCGGCCCGCGATGCCCCGGAGCGAGCCCCGGTTCGTCGCGTAATAGGCATAGACGTGGACGATGTTCGTCCGGACCAGCGTCCCGTCGACGTCGAAGAAGGCGGCTTTGGCGGGCACTTTGGGGGGCATGGGCGGTCGGGCTTCCTCCCATCCTGGAGGGGGTGCGGTCAACGAAAGCGGATGGGCCGGCGTGGGCGGCCGGCCCTTTGGGCGCATGGGTCTATAACCAGCCCTGCGCGCGATACCATTCACCACTGCGCGTGATGGACTCCGCCAGGCCACGGCGCGGCCGGAAGCCCAGCAGGCGTTCAGCCTTGGCCCCCGAGCACGTCCAGGCCGGGGCCAGGAGCTGCCGCGCCAGCTTCCGGTTCAGGGGGAGCTTGCGCCCCGTCACCCGGGTCACGCCGTCCGCCGCCGTGGCCAGGGCCGTCAGCACCGCCGGGGACAGCCGCCAGGTGCGCGTCTGGAACCCCAGCGCCCTCGCCCCCACCTCCTGCATCTCCTCCAGGGTGAGGCGCTCCGGGCCGGCGCAGAAGAACGCCTCCCCCAGGGCCTCCGGCCTTTCCGCCAGGACCAGCAGGAGGTCCACCACGTCCTCCACGTCCACCAGGGACAGCGGGCGTGGGCCCCCGGTCAGCTCCAGCCGGACGCCCTGCTTGCCCAGCTTGAAGAAGGTCAGGTTTTCCCGGTCTCCGGGCCCCAGGATGCGCGGCGGGCGGATCACCGTCACGGGCAGCCGATCCTGGAAGGAGAACGCGATGCGCTCTGCCTCCGCCTTGCTCTCGCCGTACCACTCATGGGGATGGAAGGCGTCCTCCTCCACGTGGGGCCGCTCCGGGGTGGAGGGGCCGTGGGAGGCCAGCGAGCCGCACATCACCAGCCGGGGGCGGGGCTGGGGCAGGGCGGCCATGGCCTCGCAGAGGAGGCGGGTGCCGTCCGCGTTGACGCGCATGAACTCGTCGCGCACCGCGGCGCGGCGGATGCCGGCCAGGTGGAAGACGACGTCCACGCCCTCCACCGCGGGAGCCAGCGAGGCGGGGTCCGTCACGTCGCCCACCACCCGCGTCCAGGGATGGCCCTCCAGGGCCTTTGCCAGTTCGCGGGTGTCCGTGGTGGGGCGCAACAGGCATGAAATCCGGTCGCCGCGAGCGGCCAGCGCCCGCGCGAGCCAGGTCCCCAAGAAGCCTCCGGCGCCAGTGATGAGGGCATTCATGGGTGCTGTTTCATCCGAAAAGCCACATCCCGTCCACCGTCGAAATGGGCAGGGTCCCGTCCGAGGGAGAGAACGCTCCGGGGGCCGAGTTTCCGCCTCCGGACGCGTCGCGAGGCACAATCCCCGAGGGGAAACGGCCTCCGGAGCCGGTTTCTGGGCCTCCGGACGCGCCGCGCGGCTTCCGTTCCCGAGCGAAGAATGCGCTGCGGGGCCGAGTTCTAGCCTCCGAATCCATTGCTCCGAGGGGCCCCAGAGGGAAAAAGCGCGCGATGGGCGCTGTTTTTCGCTCTAGGCCGTGCTACTACGCGCCATCGGCTCTAGCTTGATGATGCAAAGACGCCGTGCAACGTCCCCTTCGGAGGGGAGGAGACACAAGACGAATGGCCGCCAAGAAAGCCGCTGCGAAGAAGTCTGCCCCTGCTGCCGCGAAGAAGGCCCCTGCCGCGAAGAAGGCCGCGGGCCGTAAGCCGAACGCCGCCTTCATGAAGGAGATGACGCCTTCCAGCGAGCTGGCGGCGATCGTCGGGTCCAAGGCGCTGCCCCGCACCGCGGTGGTCAGCAAGATCTGGGAGTACATCAAGAAGAACAACCTCCAGGACGCGAAGAACAAGCGCCAGATCAACGCCGACGACAAGCTGAAGCCCATCTTCGGCGGCAAGAAGAGCGTCACCATGTTCGAGATGACCAAGCTGGTGAACAACCACCTGAGCTGAAGGTGGCGGGCCCCTCGGGGCCGTTGCTGGTTGCCCGAAGGACCCTGGGGGCTCGTCACGCACCGCGCGGGACGGGCCCTCCGCTTTTTCCCTCCGCTTTTCCCCCGGAGACAGCCGCCCGTCTGGAGCGTTGAAAAGGGGGCGAAGGCGCAACGCCCCGCTGGCGGACGCGCCGCGTCGGGCCTACCTCAGGGGCCCATGTTCCACGACAGCCTTGAGTCAGGAGAGCGCTCCTCGCGGCGGGAGGGCACGGCGGGCACGCACACGACGGTGGAGGCCCAGGCGGACCGCCTCTTCGAGCAGGTCCAACGCGAGCTGCAATCGCGCCGCGTCACGCCGCTGTCCACCTACCGCGTGCAGCTGCACCAGGGCTTCACCTTCCAGCAGGCGAAGGCGCTGGTGCCGTACCTGGCCCGGCTGGGCGTGAGCGACTTCTACGCGTCCCCCTACCTCAAGGCCACGCCCGGCAGCACCCACGGCTACGACTGTGTGGACCACCAACGGCTCAACCCGGAGGTGGGGACGCCGGAGGAGCACGCGGCCTTCTGTGACACCCTGCGCGAGCACGGGCTGGGCCAGGTGCTGGACGTGGTGCCCAACCACATGGGCATCGAGCGCGACAACCGGCTGTGGCTGGACGTGCTGGAGAACGGCCCGTCGTCCGTCTACGCGAAGTTCTTCGACGTGGACTGGCGGCCGGTGAAGGACGAGCTGGCGGACAAGGTGCTGCTGCCCATCCTGGGGGACCAGTACGGCATCGTGCTGGAGCGGGGCGAGCTGAAGCTGTCGTACGACTCCGGCGCCTTCCACCTGCACTACTACGACCACCGGCTGCCGGTGGCGCCGCGCCAGTACGCGAGCATCCTCCAGCACGGCCTGGAGCGGTTGCAGAAGCAGCTGGGGCCGGAGTCGCCGCACCTGGTGGAGCTGCTCTCCATCCTCACGGCGCTGGAGCACCTGCCGCCGCGCACGGAGGTGAACCCGGCGAAGGTGGTGGAGCGGCACCGCGAGAAGGAGGTCATCAAGCGGCGCCTGGCCGCGGTGGTGGCGGACAGCGCGGAGCTGGCGGCGTACGTGGAGGAGAACGTCCGGGTGTTCAACGGCACGCCCGGCAACGTGCGCTCCTTCGACCTGCTGGACGGGCTGCTGCAGGGGTGCAGCTACCGGCTGGCCCACTGGCGCGTGGCGGGCGAGGAGATCAACTACCGCCGCTTCTTCGACATCAACGGCCTGGCCGCCATCCGCGTGGAGGACCCGGACGTCTTCCAGGAGGCCCACCAGCTCATCTTCGAGTGGCTGCGC
This genomic interval carries:
- a CDS encoding GGDEF domain-containing protein, giving the protein MSGDQTRVTKISSLTPGPERGTECCLVQIHGPELGKKYVLEETEFTIGRDQHNHIVVDLDNVSRRHARIWGRQGKMFVEDLQSTNGTYLNDREVLQAQPLRSGDLVKVGGSIFKFLDGDNIETQYHETIYTLTIADGLTGINNKRYFLEYLEREMGRSHRYQRTLSLMMFDIDHFKQINDVHGHLAGDYVLRELAQSIKRLVRREQCFARYGGEEFAIVMPEDGPDKARLFAEKIRKLVEDKRFAFEDKDIPVTISIGVAEVASEMSEPSQFIKVADANLYKAKKSGRNRVVG
- a CDS encoding NAD-dependent epimerase/dehydratase family protein, which codes for MKLLVTGGTGFLGTHLVPKLVAAGHDVRLIARSKPSGPAFAKTEVRQGDLKDRDAVRRALEGVDAVYHLAGLVSFQNKDARRMYELHVDCTRELLRDVREAGIQRVILGSTSGTIAVSKEDRVGTEEDDYPITTVAHWPYYLSKIYEEKLALEYCRKHSIPLVVLNPSLLMGPGDDRLSSTWTVVKFLNREIPSMPGGGISFVDARDAADAFAQALTKGELYGRHLMGVNMAMPDFFDRLQRLTGVPAPRMKLPREVNIWGGKLLEQVAKWRGVTSKLDPQEVEIGEHFFYLEPAKAERELGFKARDAHETLLDTVQYIYSKMPPGSLPGTRGRLAESREGT
- a CDS encoding AMP-binding protein translates to MATLPSLDVTRVFTGKRIVFVGTTGFVGKVTLSMLLTHYGDVLDRVYVIVRKGSAASAERRFFDKVAPSEPFQPLRDRLGDEGAMAFIQQKCTILDGDITDPLVGLEEAQVAALTGQVHAIVNCAGLVSFNPSLEVGLNVNTHGVKNAVDLALRWSVPLIHMSTAFVVGNRSGLVFEDEPVLGYFPKQGEMDGRDFSLEQELQDAEKIVARLREQADDKALTSLFRQKALDRLEEEGRDATDEKTLRLAVGRERKLWLSGELVRAGMERAQHWGWPNTYTYAKHLGEQVMAGTPGLRYSIVRPSIVESAAHFPFPGWNEGFTTSAPLAYAGIKGQRGIPAGDHAILDIIPVDQVAGATLGITAHAMQVEERRVYNLASGDVNPFLASRSVELVGLYRRRYYRNRETGNSLVNALRSRIEPQPVSKQEFQLLSAPMLAKGAKLLKKAMEEVRPAWGAPRVQAMMDKARIALDEVESQADSLTGLIDLFLPFLWENRYVFRCDNTRSVYERMAPADRAKIDWAPERIDWREYFLGTHLPGLEKWVFPGLDEEREKRTAIPAHRDLLELFEATVHAYRHRVAFRMAAGEKEERFTFGEVHRYAARVGSYLMAQGIKRGDRVLLVSENRPEWAISYFGILRAGATAVPVDPSLTEAEVVNIAKRAAARQCLVSEQAAEDFPGLFAALGEGVGVASLAEAMTGDPAYPDRIGPVRKSAAADDVASVIFTSGTTGTPKGVMLTHRNFASLVAKLAGAFDVGVGDGVLSVLPLHHTFEFSAGFLTPFMRGAEITYIDELTSDRLGDVFETGRVTAMIGVPALWQLLHRKITQEMAARPPVVEQALKALMAANGELRNRSSLNLGKLLFWPVHRKFGGRVKVLVSGGSALSEEVHQAFHALGFTMREGYGLTEAAPVLAVSEATNKRVKGTVGKALPGIEFKVLNPDNDGIGEVLAKGPNVMAGYFGDREATEAVVKDGWLHTGDLGRMDDEGRLYLMGRAKDVIVDANGKNVYPDELEELYQEHEHIKELSIVGLPDEAGGEKVACLCVPDFKDRPREEVRHELEEHFRKVSAGMPFYRRVKVLRFWDGELPRTSTRKVKRKRVVEELQRLDRVAASAGRVKEKAQAAPTTGGVSDWLYPLIAEVCHRPVTDVRPDAQLIGDLGFDSLMLTEMSVALEGAGVPLPAIEDLTQVQTVEDLRKLVVASGRRPSQETRARDIKKEAERAEEAEIPVPEAVSALGRQLLSFGQKVLYGGVFDVKVTGKTFIPQNRNFLVIANHASHLDAGLVRVVLGDQGERLVSLAARDYFFDTPLKRAWFENFTHLIPIDRQGSLRESLRVAGEALRQGFNVLIFPEGTRSKTGELMEFKPTLGYLSLTYGVDVLPLYIHGAYEALPKGSMFPKTKELEVHVGPALEYASLKARAQGMARSEGYRYVTHIAEEAVRALRAGKVLDLEQVGADRDFTPPARALPEGKDA
- a CDS encoding lactate racemase domain-containing protein; this encodes MRPLKTLQKLYDEESQVVITEKGSPPRALFYGEGFLQEDLPVGTRVIFPRPPLEGVPNVKAAIRWAINHPEGMDPLHALLKPGMRLTCVIDDISVPLPPMVTPDVRQSILEVVLELCADSGVDDVHLVIANALHRRMTEGEMKRMVGEKIFDAYYPDRYYNHDAEDPDGITELERTSHNEVVAVNRRVAESDLIVYVNINFVPMNGGHKSMGTGVTNYASLRHHHNPKTIRESDSYMEPKASALYTKNSRIGTVIDKTLKVFHIETTLNNRMFGAPTDFLAKKEEDYTEGDRLKFQALRYTLSKLPRAAARKVLNAIPAPYDVTGVFAGATEPTHAKTLEQSWKQYVVPVEGQSDIVIFPIPFVSPYSVNSILNPLLVQVMGLGYFYNLNRGVPLVKKGGVLILLHPAYDEFDPVQHPSYIEFFHRLLPETRDSMKLEHKYEKEFAENPSYVHLYRKGNAYHGVHPFYMWYWGENGRQHVGKVIVAGAENNHVPALLGWDRTDTLSEAIEEARGFMGRSASISLLRIAPTVMVDVK
- a CDS encoding HAD family phosphatase, with amino-acid sequence MPAKAAFFDVDGTLVRTNIVHVYAYYATNRGSLRGIAGRTLGTALGLPVFGILDAVNRKAFNEFFYRYYSGLSEDRLVTIAEDMFEDVLKPALYEQTQDLIDEARRSGCRIVLVTGALDFTMRPLARHLGCDDVIANKMQFVGGKATGKVIPPIIEGANKANAIRAYCEREGLALNQCHGYSDSASDYAMLAVVGRPTAVNPDLRLRSLARAYNWPILDLK
- a CDS encoding NAD(P)-dependent oxidoreductase, whose product is MNALITGAGGFLGTWLARALAARGDRISCLLRPTTDTRELAKALEGHPWTRVVGDVTDPASLAPAVEGVDVVFHLAGIRRAAVRDEFMRVNADGTRLLCEAMAALPQPRPRLVMCGSLASHGPSTPERPHVEEDAFHPHEWYGESKAEAERIAFSFQDRLPVTVIRPPRILGPGDRENLTFFKLGKQGVRLELTGGPRPLSLVDVEDVVDLLLVLAERPEALGEAFFCAGPERLTLEEMQEVGARALGFQTRTWRLSPAVLTALATAADGVTRVTGRKLPLNRKLARQLLAPAWTCSGAKAERLLGFRPRRGLAESITRSGEWYRAQGWL
- a CDS encoding SWIB/MDM2 domain-containing protein; translated protein: MAAKKAAAKKSAPAAAKKAPAAKKAAGRKPNAAFMKEMTPSSELAAIVGSKALPRTAVVSKIWEYIKKNNLQDAKNKRQINADDKLKPIFGGKKSVTMFEMTKLVNNHLS